A stretch of Zootoca vivipara chromosome 13, rZooViv1.1, whole genome shotgun sequence DNA encodes these proteins:
- the WIPF2 gene encoding WAS/WASL-interacting protein family member 2 — translation MPIPPPPPPGPPPPPTFNQANTDPPKLNRDEQRGRGALLQDICKGAKLKKVTQVNDRSAPIIEKSKGSGGYNSGASPLPPKGGLFQGGVPKLRPVGVKDSSESPSGKQSLQVPGSRSAAPRPPVSATSSRPQDDADHSRASPPELPRMQRPSLPDLSRPNTASGTGMKHSSSAPPPPPPGRRANAPPAPPPMHSSKAPSYNREKPLPPTPGQRLPGSRDGPPAPPPIKPPPSPVNIRTGPSSQGQSLAPPPPPYRQPPGVPNGPASPTNESAPELPQRHNSLHRKTPGPGRGMAPPPPPSASPSLQSNRPPPPARDPPSRGAAPPPPPPMIRNGGRDAPPPPPPYRMHGTPDPTSRGKPPPPPTRTPVGPPPPPPPMRNGHRDSISTVRSFLGDDFESKYSFHPVEDFPAPEEFKHFQKIYPSKTNRATRGAPPLPPIPR, via the exons ATGCCTatacctcctccccctccccctggaccacccccacccccaactttcaATCAG GCTAACACAGACCCTCCAAAACTGAACAGGGATGAGCAGCGAGGGAGGGGAGCCTTGCTGCAAGACATCTGTAAAGGGGCCAAGTTGAAAAAGGTGACCCAAGTCAATGACCGGAGTGCACCCATCATTGAGA AATCCAAGGGCAGTGGTGGCTACAACTCTGGCGCATCCCCTCTGCCACCAAAGGGCGGCCTCTTCCAGGGTGGTGTCCCCAAGCTTCGACCTGTCGGAGTAAAGGACAGTTCAG AAAGTCCCTCTGGGAAGCAGTCCCTCCAGGTCCCTGGGTCCAGATCAGCGGCTCCGCGGCCCCCAGTGTCTGCAACCAGCAGTCGGCCCCAAGATGACGCTGACCACAGCCGGGCTTCCCCTCCGGAACTTCCGCGCATGCAGAGACCTTCCTTGCCAGATCTCTCGCGGCCAAACACCGCCAGCGGCACCGGCATGAAACACAGCTCGTCGGCTCCGCCGCCTCCGCCCCCGGGACGCCGAGCCAACGcaccccctgcccctcctcccatgCACAGCAGCAAAGCACCTTCCTACAACCGCGAAAAGCCCTTGCCACCAACGCCAGGACAGCGGCTCCCAGGGAGTCGGGATGGACCGCCGGCTCCTCCCCCTATCAAGCCGCCCCCTTCCCCAGTGAATATCCGAACGGGACCAAGCAGTCAGGGCCAGTCTCTGGCGCCCCCTCCTCCGCCTTACCGCCAACCCCCCGGTGTACCCAACGGCCCCGCCAGCCCCACCAACGAGTCCGCTCCCGAGCTTCCGCAGAGACACAATTCCTTGCATCGAAAGACACCCGGGCCTGGGAGGGGTAtggctcctcccccacccccttcagccTCCCCTTCTTTACAGAGCAATCGGCCCCCACCTCCTGCCCGTGACCCTCCAAGCCGGGGCGCAG CCCCTCCACCGCCGCCACCCATGATCCGAAATGGCGGTAGAGATGCGCCTCCGCCTCCCCCACCCTACAGAATGCACGGGACGCCAGACCCTACGAGCCGTgggaaacccccacccccacccaccagaaCGCCAGTTggacctcctccccctcccccacccatgaGAAATGGACACCGGGACTCTATTTCCACTGTCAGGTCTTTCTTAGGAG ATGACTTTGAATCTAAATACTCCTTTCATCCAGTGGAAGATTTCCCAGCGCCAGAAGAGTTCAAGCACTTCCAGAAGATTTATCCCAGCAAAACGAATAGAG CTACACGTGGggcccctcctctgcctcccatCCCAAGGTGA